One window of the Micromonospora citrea genome contains the following:
- a CDS encoding Pycsar system effector family protein, whose translation MPDPADPTYLGVAYASTHDPRGPHGPRRHFQIPTAGAHAVLVEISTSLANSTSRCTGCGTTDSDFSELEILARAGAHASACGRGTTTAALDAEIAAVRAELYRVDPKASGYLQMAGVLLGAGLAVLGGAGAGGHLPTTAAVAGAATAAVVLTAVVLLLTASRPRLAGGYGFMAYADATDAQSVLARLAGGDTDQVAQMTPLTRARELWWLSRAVRAKYAAIARAVPLLLAGYAGAAITAALAIWGR comes from the coding sequence GTGCCTGATCCCGCAGACCCGACTTACCTCGGCGTCGCCTACGCCAGCACCCACGACCCGCGCGGCCCGCACGGCCCGCGCCGCCACTTCCAGATCCCCACTGCGGGCGCCCACGCGGTGCTCGTGGAGATCTCCACCAGCCTCGCCAACAGCACCTCCCGCTGCACCGGCTGCGGCACCACCGACAGCGACTTCTCCGAGCTGGAGATCCTCGCCCGCGCCGGCGCGCACGCCTCCGCCTGCGGCCGGGGCACCACCACCGCCGCCCTGGACGCCGAGATCGCCGCCGTCCGCGCCGAGCTGTACCGCGTCGACCCCAAGGCCAGCGGCTACCTGCAGATGGCCGGGGTGCTGCTCGGCGCCGGCCTCGCGGTGCTCGGCGGCGCCGGAGCCGGCGGCCACCTCCCCACCACCGCGGCGGTGGCCGGCGCGGCCACCGCCGCCGTCGTGCTGACCGCCGTGGTGCTGCTGCTGACGGCCTCCCGGCCCCGCCTCGCCGGCGGCTACGGGTTCATGGCCTACGCCGACGCCACCGACGCCCAGAGCGTCCTGGCCCGGCTCGCCGGCGGCGACACCGACCAGGTGGCGCAGATGACCCCGCTGACCCGCGCCCGCGAGCTGTGGTGGCTCTCCCGCGCCGTACGCGCCAAGTACGCCGCCATCGCCCGCGCGGTGCCGCTGCTGCTGGCCGGATACGCCGGCGCGGCCATCACCGCCGCCCTCGCGATCTGGGGCCGGTGA
- a CDS encoding ATP-binding protein, whose product MSTRTASTRTASEVRADRLAALGRALSALLAIVAYGVGWLVRRSWRRLFPCYWVLAELAVAWMAGPLGLSWQTVAILALAIAATAAGWRARSRTVRAWRATIAVVLGVFAVATVAAGGSAAMAAHPTLTMFGPTLAGAVLGWPWWYHLRQRPSQPEPQQAPVVVDAPPTVDPLTAHWQQRWQQEVVGQGVCAGTTLTRAANPRPGVTEALVRLAPGTKPAPLFKSGPDVEVALDLDEGTVGWRSTGKTARLQVIIVERSYILDGVPWTGPTYHDGRCEIARFTDGSAGPWVFSRRNFGVLGGVVVGSSGSGKTRALGVLCANLLDGGFQVVIGDTQNGQSLPAWKDTVEYHAGVDAVNLLLRRFHAEVMRRSELLAAAGVDTYDENDPRVKALGLGKLMVIVDECQLVLIPNTLLVPLVEQAAETMRKTGAGLVLATQLPQMKSLGGSVRLRDALVAGNALILRLSNRGSGTTILPDDFVGDPFAIEREIDGKTTAGMGYLRHSNRVGMLCRVPHLDEVAVAAASPRVPVRWNVPPIDPNTPIKAPKTSSTTTNAPTTGGSAVDRLRAAFGGRTKTTTTVVEVTQPQTTAEWVLACLRRGPASAQALLDRPDCPVNQAQLYAVLGRLKDAGRITPPAQRGGPWTLSA is encoded by the coding sequence ATGTCGACCCGGACCGCTTCCACCCGGACCGCCTCCGAGGTACGCGCGGACCGCCTGGCCGCGCTGGGCCGCGCCCTGAGCGCCCTGCTCGCCATCGTCGCCTACGGCGTCGGCTGGCTGGTGCGCCGTAGCTGGCGGCGTCTGTTTCCCTGCTACTGGGTGCTCGCAGAGCTGGCCGTGGCCTGGATGGCTGGGCCGCTGGGCCTGTCGTGGCAGACGGTGGCGATCCTCGCCCTGGCGATCGCCGCCACGGCCGCCGGGTGGCGTGCCCGCAGCCGCACCGTGCGCGCCTGGCGGGCCACGATCGCCGTGGTCCTCGGCGTCTTCGCTGTCGCCACGGTCGCCGCCGGTGGTTCGGCCGCGATGGCCGCCCACCCCACGCTGACGATGTTCGGGCCGACCCTTGCCGGCGCGGTGTTGGGCTGGCCGTGGTGGTACCACCTGCGTCAGCGACCCTCGCAGCCCGAGCCGCAGCAGGCCCCGGTCGTGGTCGACGCGCCGCCCACCGTGGATCCGCTGACCGCGCACTGGCAGCAGCGCTGGCAGCAGGAGGTCGTCGGACAGGGCGTCTGCGCCGGCACCACCCTGACCCGGGCCGCCAACCCCCGCCCCGGCGTCACCGAGGCTCTGGTGCGCCTGGCTCCCGGCACCAAGCCGGCCCCGCTGTTCAAGAGCGGCCCGGACGTCGAGGTCGCCCTGGACCTCGATGAAGGCACCGTCGGGTGGCGCTCCACCGGCAAGACGGCCCGGCTGCAGGTCATCATCGTCGAGCGTTCCTACATCCTCGACGGCGTGCCGTGGACCGGCCCGACCTACCACGACGGCCGCTGCGAGATCGCCCGGTTCACCGACGGCTCCGCTGGCCCGTGGGTGTTCTCCCGACGCAACTTCGGGGTGCTCGGTGGAGTGGTCGTCGGCTCCTCCGGCTCCGGCAAGACCCGCGCCCTGGGGGTGCTGTGCGCCAACCTGCTCGACGGCGGCTTCCAGGTCGTGATCGGCGACACGCAGAACGGGCAGAGCCTGCCCGCCTGGAAGGACACGGTGGAGTACCACGCCGGTGTCGACGCGGTGAACCTGCTGCTGCGCCGCTTCCACGCCGAGGTGATGCGCCGCTCCGAGCTGCTCGCCGCCGCCGGCGTCGACACCTACGACGAGAACGATCCCCGGGTGAAGGCCCTCGGCCTGGGCAAGCTGATGGTCATCGTCGACGAGTGCCAGTTGGTGCTGATTCCGAACACCCTGCTGGTGCCCCTGGTCGAGCAGGCCGCCGAGACGATGCGCAAGACCGGCGCCGGTCTCGTGCTGGCCACCCAGCTTCCGCAGATGAAGTCCCTCGGTGGTTCGGTGCGACTGCGTGACGCCCTGGTCGCCGGCAACGCGCTGATCCTGCGGCTGTCCAACCGCGGCTCCGGCACCACGATCCTGCCCGACGACTTCGTCGGCGACCCGTTCGCCATCGAGCGGGAGATCGACGGCAAGACCACCGCCGGCATGGGCTACCTGCGCCACAGCAACCGCGTCGGCATGCTCTGCCGCGTCCCGCACCTCGACGAGGTCGCCGTCGCCGCCGCCAGCCCCCGCGTGCCGGTGCGCTGGAACGTCCCGCCGATCGACCCGAACACCCCGATCAAGGCCCCCAAGACCAGCAGCACCACCACCAATGCCCCGACGACCGGTGGCAGCGCCGTGGACCGACTGCGCGCCGCGTTCGGTGGCCGCACCAAGACGACCACCACCGTCGTCGAGGTCACGCAGCCGCAGACCACCGCCGAGTGGGTGCTGGCGTGCCTGCGCCGGGGCCCCGCCTCCGCCCAGGCGCTGCTCGACCGCCCCGACTGCCCGGTCAACCAGGCCCAGCTCTACGCCGTCCTGGGCCGACTCAAGGACGCCGGCCGCATCACCCCGCCCGCCCAGCGCGGCGGCCCCTGGACCCTCTCGGCCTGA
- a CDS encoding DNA translocase FtsK, producing MASTARRSRRTKEAEVDHGAAFVRWCALAARSAWHGSARHTGRLARRLPSPHRTPEVDLPGHDHAGLALLLTGVVTAAAVWTNPAGLPGRILDVPAGITDALLGELAPLAPLPLLWLAVQAMRHPAGTHTVRTLAQAAGILGIAAGFGGLLDLAVSGAGGLLGRLAGALDLVLSAWGAVPIMIGLVAAGLTALTGVTPVAVAISIAALRRRTPASPATDLIDLADAEDEDDVDQDVPTAVPTATTATLAAATTPAPGDSEESASRPPRPRRAADPATTTVAAVSPATTAGGYQLPPVSLLVAGESTRRRVGPGDAGWMALQGVLDEFKVAAKVSGARRGPTVTRYEITLGPGVKVQKVTGLAKNFGLRVGTENVRMLDTIPGKSAVGVELPNPDREIVTLGDVIRVAARDQHRLLVGLGQDIDGGAVTANLAAMPHILIGGATGAGKSGCLNTLLASLLTRATPEEVRLLLIDPKRVELTAYEGLPHLVTPIITNARKAADALEWVVREMDMRYDDMAAHGVRHVDEYNRKVRAGQITAPAGSERTLEPYPYLVVVVDELADLMMVAPRDVEDSIVRITQLARAAGIHLVLATQRPSVDVVTGLIKANVPSRLAFATSSLTDSRVILDQPGAEKLLGKGDGLFLPMGASTPIRIQGAWVSDAEVTAVVAHWRSQAAADSQPTAPTVMAPTTGAPAAVDTTVLDALSDDDKALLGEAAELIVTSQFGSTSMLQRKLRIGFAKAGRLMDALADLHIVGPSEGSKAREVLIRPDDLPDLLTALGSQPTADPDDSASATVLPFRSGTRR from the coding sequence ATGGCCAGCACCGCCCGCCGCTCTCGCCGCACCAAGGAGGCCGAGGTCGACCACGGCGCCGCGTTCGTCCGCTGGTGCGCCCTGGCCGCCCGGAGCGCCTGGCACGGCAGCGCCCGCCACACCGGCCGCCTCGCCCGCCGCCTGCCCAGCCCGCACCGCACCCCCGAGGTCGACCTGCCCGGCCACGACCACGCCGGCCTCGCCCTGCTGCTCACCGGCGTCGTCACCGCGGCCGCCGTGTGGACCAACCCTGCCGGCCTGCCCGGCCGGATCCTGGACGTGCCGGCCGGCATCACCGACGCCCTACTGGGTGAGCTCGCCCCGCTCGCGCCGCTGCCGCTGCTCTGGCTCGCCGTGCAGGCGATGCGCCATCCCGCCGGCACCCACACCGTGCGCACCCTCGCCCAGGCCGCCGGCATCCTCGGGATCGCCGCCGGCTTCGGAGGACTGCTCGATCTCGCCGTGTCCGGCGCGGGCGGGCTGCTCGGCCGCCTGGCCGGTGCTCTCGACCTCGTGCTCAGCGCATGGGGCGCCGTGCCGATCATGATCGGACTCGTCGCCGCCGGACTGACCGCCCTTACCGGCGTCACCCCGGTCGCTGTGGCGATCAGCATCGCCGCCTTGCGCCGCCGTACCCCCGCGTCGCCGGCGACGGACCTCATCGACCTGGCCGACGCCGAGGACGAGGACGACGTCGACCAGGACGTCCCCACCGCCGTACCGACGGCCACCACCGCCACGCTGGCGGCTGCCACGACCCCCGCCCCGGGCGATTCCGAGGAATCCGCGTCTCGTCCGCCGCGACCGCGCCGGGCGGCCGACCCGGCCACCACGACCGTCGCGGCGGTGTCGCCGGCGACGACGGCCGGCGGCTACCAGCTGCCACCGGTGAGCCTGCTCGTCGCTGGCGAGTCCACCCGCCGCCGCGTTGGGCCCGGCGACGCCGGGTGGATGGCGCTGCAGGGCGTCCTCGACGAGTTCAAGGTCGCCGCGAAGGTTTCGGGCGCGCGCCGCGGACCGACCGTCACCCGCTACGAGATCACCCTCGGCCCTGGCGTGAAGGTCCAGAAGGTCACCGGCCTAGCCAAGAACTTTGGCCTGCGCGTCGGCACCGAGAACGTGCGGATGCTCGACACGATCCCGGGCAAGAGCGCCGTCGGGGTGGAGCTGCCCAACCCGGACCGGGAGATCGTGACCCTCGGCGACGTCATCCGCGTCGCCGCCCGCGACCAGCACCGGCTCCTTGTCGGTCTGGGCCAGGACATCGACGGCGGCGCGGTCACCGCCAACCTCGCGGCCATGCCCCACATCCTCATCGGCGGCGCTACGGGCGCCGGCAAGTCGGGCTGCCTCAACACCCTGCTCGCCTCCCTGCTCACGCGGGCCACTCCCGAGGAGGTGCGGCTGCTGCTGATCGACCCCAAGCGTGTCGAACTGACCGCCTACGAGGGCCTTCCGCACCTGGTCACCCCGATCATCACCAACGCCCGTAAGGCCGCCGACGCCCTGGAGTGGGTCGTGCGGGAGATGGACATGCGCTACGACGACATGGCCGCCCACGGCGTGCGGCACGTCGACGAGTACAACCGCAAGGTCCGCGCCGGTCAGATCACCGCCCCGGCCGGCAGCGAGCGCACGCTGGAGCCGTACCCGTACCTGGTGGTCGTCGTCGACGAGCTGGCCGACCTGATGATGGTCGCCCCCCGCGACGTCGAGGACTCAATCGTGCGGATCACCCAGCTCGCCCGCGCCGCCGGCATCCACCTCGTGCTGGCCACCCAACGCCCCTCCGTGGACGTGGTCACCGGCCTGATCAAGGCCAACGTGCCGTCGCGGCTCGCGTTCGCCACCTCCTCGCTGACCGACTCCCGGGTCATCCTCGACCAGCCCGGCGCCGAGAAACTTCTCGGCAAGGGCGACGGCCTGTTCCTGCCGATGGGCGCCTCCACCCCGATCCGGATCCAGGGCGCATGGGTGTCCGACGCCGAAGTCACCGCCGTCGTCGCGCACTGGCGCAGCCAGGCCGCCGCCGATAGCCAGCCCACCGCCCCGACCGTCATGGCGCCGACCACCGGAGCGCCGGCGGCAGTGGACACGACGGTGCTCGACGCGCTCAGCGACGACGACAAGGCCCTGCTCGGCGAGGCCGCCGAGCTGATCGTCACCAGCCAGTTCGGGTCGACCTCGATGCTGCAACGCAAGCTGCGCATCGGCTTCGCCAAGGCCGGCAGGTTGATGGACGCCCTGGCCGACCTGCACATCGTCGGCCCCTCCGAAGGGTCCAAGGCCCGCGAGGTGCTCATCCGCCCCGACGACCTGCCCGACCTGCTCACCGCCCTCGGCAGCCAGCCGACCGCAGACCCCGACGACAGCGCCAGCGCCACGGTGCTGCCGTTCCGCAGCGGCACCCGCCGCTAA